The sequence below is a genomic window from Chondrinema litorale.
TTTATCATTTGGATCAGGTAAACTAACCGCCTGATTTCCACTGGCTGCTTCTGAATAACCAATACTAATAGCTCGGTTGATATCGTCAAAAGTATTTGCAACATCTGATACTACTTCATAATATTCTTCAGCTTCATAAATTACTGATGAGACTACAGATTTTCCTGTGGGAATTTCAAGGCCTTTTGAATTATTTTTTATGTCATTGGCAAAGGTACTAGTATGGTTAAAAATCAGTAGTAATGCTATTACTACAGAAAACAGAAGATAATTACTTCTGTAATGCTGTTTATGGGGTTTAATAAGGGTAAAATGTTTGTTTTTCATAGATTGATGGTTATTTGTAAATATGATTGAATGTTTAGCTTGCTTTTATTATTCATAGTGAAATATATGTTTGAAATTAAAATAATTTCTTACTTGAAAGCTAATTTTTTTTTGTTTAAATACACTTTAATTGTTACATAATATGTGCCACTATTTTTTAATAAAAACTAATATTCACAAGCGAATATTAATATTTGTAATTTCCTCTTCTCAGAATTGTAGTTAATAATTGTTTATCTATTGAAATACAATGTCGAGAATTTAATCTCTAAAACATTTCTATTAAAATTTATAGAATCATTTCATGACCGATATGGTTATATTTGCGGTTAAAATATTCTATTTATCTTATGAAAAGAGTAGTAGTAGGACTTTCGGGTGGTGTAGATTCTAGTGTTGCTGCCTATTTGTTAAAAGAAGAAGGATATGAAGTAATCGGCCTGTTTATGAAGAACTGGCATGATGATTCTGTGACTATTAGTGACGAATGTCCTTGGTTAGAAGATAGTAATGATGCCCTTCTTGTAGCTCAGAAGCTTAATATTCCCTTTCAGACAGTAGATATGAGCAAGGAGTATAAAGAGCGAATAGTAGACTATATGTTTAAGGAATATGAAGAAGGAAGAACTCCAAATCCGGATGTTTTATGTAATAGAGAAATAAAGTTTGATGTCTTTTTAAAAACAGCTTTAAGCTTGGGTGCAGATTTTGTTGCCACTGGTCATTACTGTCGTAAAGAGACTGACCTAATTGAAGGTGACATAATTCATAAACTGATGGCTGGAAAAGATGGCAATAAAGATCAAAGCTATTTTTTGTGTCAACTAAATCAAGCTCAACTTGCAAAAGCCTTATTTCCAATAGGAAATCTTACAAAGTCTGAGGTGAGAGAAATTGCCAAAAGAGAAGGTTTTGTTACAGCTGATAAGAAAGATTCTCAAGGTTTATGTTTTGTAGGTAAAGTAAGGTTACCAGAATTCTTACAACAACAACTAAAACCTAAGAATGGAGACATTATAGAGATTAATAGAAATGAAACTGCTTTAGTAGCTCAGGTTTCTGATATTGATATAATAGATCAAAATTTTTCTGTTAATGAGCTTCGAAAATTATCTACCGCATTTCATTTTAATAAAGAAGACGGTAAAGTTGTAGGCGAACACCCTGGAGCACATTTTTTCACAATTGGGCAAAGAAAAGGGATGAATGTAGGTGGTACTCCGCTTCCTTTGTTTGTACTATCAACTGATGTTGATAATAATATTATTTATACAGGGCAAGGAGCAGATCATCCTGGTTTGTACAGGTATGGCTTATATATTAGAAAAGAAGATATTCATTGGGTAAGAGGTGATATTAAGATGGGTATGAACGATAGGAGAGAATACCTTGTGAGAATTCGATATAGGCAAGCTCTTGAAAAAGCCACTTTATTTATGGAAGAAGATGGAATGTATATCATTTTCGAAAATAAACAAAAAGGCATAACTCCCGGACAATTTGCAGCCTGGTATGATGGAGAAGAGTTGATTGGTTCTGGAATTATTGCACCATAAATTATTAGAAGGAAAGTTTTCTAAAGAAATCTGAAAACTTTCCTTTTCTTTGGCTGAGTTTTTTTCTTTCTAATTATTGTAATATACGCGTCATAAAGGTTAGATTGATTTCTATAGACTTTAGATGAAGTATCAGTAAGCTCATCTATAGAATCAAAACCTTCATCTTCAATTAAAGATCGTAATAGCTCATCTTCTAGATTAATTTCAGGTTCGGATTCTTCTTTTTTTGGGAATATACTTACCGGTAACATAATAAATATATACAGAATAAAAATGAGGTAAGGAATAATCGGAAGCTCTTTGCTTCCAAGGTTTGTTCCAAGAATATGATGGATTTGAAACATCCAAATGTATATATTTTCTGAGGGTGTGTTTATCATAAAAATAAGTTTGTATTGTCTAATTTGATAGATAATACAAACTTACTTGAGTTAACCGTAAGGGATTTACGGCTTGTGATTTTCACTAGAATAATTCTTAAATAAAGAATCTTTTTTTTGTTAAAACACACACGTTATTAGTTGTTTACGTTGTTTTAGATTCGGGAATATTTCAAACAAAAAAGCCACCGCTGAGAAACGGTAGCTTATGTATTACAAATTAGTTAATTAGAAATTTTGACAATACTGATAAGGTAGATCAATAGTAATTACATTACTAGTTTCTTCCACTTTAATATCATCTGTATAGAACACTCCTCCATATGATACACCAAAAGTATATGTTTCTCCAAGTTCTATTCTACCAGAAGTGGAAAGTTTACCTTTTCTCAAATATCCTAAATATCTCCACCATCTGTCAGTAGACTTTTTGTAGTAAACATAAGCAGAAGGTCTTACTTCTAAATCTGGGTTATTTGAACATACCCCTTTAAGGTCTACTTCTACTAATTGCGGTTGAGGTAGGTCTAAGGTAATGCTTCCCATATTACAAGAGCTGAATGTAGAACTTTCCGCGATTAACGAACCTCTGCTCCACCAGTAATATCCCTCATATACACGCATTTTCACCTGTGTGTTTTGTCTGATTCTGCTAAACCAGATATTTTCACCATTATATAATCTTCTCCATGTTCTGTTAATTACTCTGTTATTGCTAGCATCAACTAATTCTGTATAGTAATAATTAGAACCATATGTATATCTATCAATGTTAGAAGAAACGCTAGCTCTAGCCCAACAAGTAGTCGCAATATATCTTCTCCACCACCATGAACGCCATACCCAGTCCCAGTTCCAAGGTGATAGGTGAGGTAAAGCAAAAGTTGCTTTTAGTTTTCCATCAACATTTTCTACCACAGAAATTCCTTCATATTTCCAAGTATCTGTCTCACGCTCCATGCTAAATACAGGAATAGTATCACCTGCTGCTACATTAGCATATTCAGTATCAGGGTTTAGTGTGTTTTCATTAATTCCGATAGTAACATTAATCGGCTTAGAAAAACTTTTAACTTCCGTATTACCAGCAAACATGGTAATATCAACCAAACCAGCTGTAGTAAATTGAACTGGTTCTAGTTCTGTACCATCAGTATCAACTAGGTTGTTTGCTACAAATCCTCCAGGAAAAGCAAATAGAGACTCTTCTTCTTGATCGCTAAAGAAAGCAACACTTGCAGTTACACTAGTTGCTCCGGTAATAACTTGACCGTTTGCATCATACAAAACTGTTCCTTTTTCAATCTGAATCTCAGCAACTTCGTCTATTCCGTCAATGTTTGGTGTCACAAAGCTTTGCTCTTCACTCACTTCTCCGTTTGTTGAAACTCCAAAAGTAGTTTCTAAAACACCAACACCTTTTGGAGGATTTGATTTATTTAGTAAGCTAATTTCAAAGTTGTTATCTTCTTCTAAATCAGTGATAACGATAGACTTACTGCTTGTTAAATATCCCGGTGCTTTGGCGATAATAGAAAATTGAATAGGATCATCTTCTGTAGGTTCTAAACCTGGCATGATAGCTAATGTTACAAACCCCTCAGCAACTCCAAAATCTTTATTTCCTAATAAATCTATTACTTGATCTGCATCTTTACCTATTATTTCTATTGTAATATCATTTGGTGGGATAAGTGTTTCAACATTTGCATCAAAAAACTGAATGGCAAAATCTGCATCAACAATATCTTGTGTATCGATAATTACCTTTAACCCTTCTGTTGGATCATCACAAGAAAATGGAAGAATTAAAAGTAAACAAATTAGAATGCTCTTATTAATATTAGATAAATGTTTAATCATGTGTACTTTGTTTTCCGAAGTTAGATAGATGAAATGATTCTATATGAAATTTTAAGTGAAAGTTGAGGATACCAGCGATATCCATCTAGGTTTTGCTCTAAAACGACCTTATTTTCTGCTGAAGGAGCTAATAATTCAGTAGCGTTCATTTCTACACTAGGTTTTCCGAAATAATAAACACCTGCCTGAAAACCAACACTTAATTTCTTTTTTGGAACTGCTCTGCCAAAGCCAAAACCAGCATAAGGAGCTACACTGTTATAGATTATATCAACTCCAACTTCTCCAACATCTTCTGGTTGAAGCACTATATACTCTCCAATTTCATAAGGCTCTGTAATTACACCTACACCACTTAAAGTGCTGTTAAAGTTATAAGCGGAACCTACAGTTAACTTAAATGAACTTTTGTTAAATGGATACCAGTCTGCCATTAACTCGGCGGCAAGTAGGTCAACTTCTGTATGGATATCCATATTCTGCCCAGAAATATCCATGGTAATGTCCTGGCTCAAAGTAAAAAAGCTAGCCCCAGCTCTTACATCTAATTTTTGAGAGAAAGATTTAGCTACTTCTAAACCTAGGCCAAGCGTACCAGCTTTAATACCTACACCCCATCCAGGAATGTAATCTGAATTTAATGATTCTTCAGGTGCCTCAAAATATTTATCGGCAGTATTAGAATCATTATCCTGAGCTTTCAAATGGAAAAAGCTCAAACAAAATGCAAATAGTAATATTATCCTCATTTTAAACTTTTAAGGTTTAAGAAAATTAATGTTAGTGTGTATGATTTGGATTGAGTTTACTAGGAATTAGTATTACATAATGGAATTAGCATACTTGCTACTTCAAAAATAACAATATGCAGGCTTTGGAGAGGGATTGATTATTTAATAAATGCTAATACTATAATTTAAACTTGAACTAAAAGTCCAAATATGAGTTGGTTTAAT
It includes:
- the mnmA gene encoding tRNA 2-thiouridine(34) synthase MnmA, giving the protein MKRVVVGLSGGVDSSVAAYLLKEEGYEVIGLFMKNWHDDSVTISDECPWLEDSNDALLVAQKLNIPFQTVDMSKEYKERIVDYMFKEYEEGRTPNPDVLCNREIKFDVFLKTALSLGADFVATGHYCRKETDLIEGDIIHKLMAGKDGNKDQSYFLCQLNQAQLAKALFPIGNLTKSEVREIAKREGFVTADKKDSQGLCFVGKVRLPEFLQQQLKPKNGDIIEINRNETALVAQVSDIDIIDQNFSVNELRKLSTAFHFNKEDGKVVGEHPGAHFFTIGQRKGMNVGGTPLPLFVLSTDVDNNIIYTGQGADHPGLYRYGLYIRKEDIHWVRGDIKMGMNDRREYLVRIRYRQALEKATLFMEEDGMYIIFENKQKGITPGQFAAWYDGEELIGSGIIAP